One genomic region from Magallana gigas chromosome 3, xbMagGiga1.1, whole genome shotgun sequence encodes:
- the LOC105331021 gene encoding galanin receptor type 1, with the protein MNDTLCAAHDEIIHCTEDDGRPGCPLKTSDVVVISMLAVFSVVGIYGNGIVIFVYTKKKDKLTSSVFILALAVYDFLTSSVIMPYTATMIYLRFMILYDPLCKIYMFLITFSVPLSAFLMVAIAVDRYLCICHPFLHLMTKNRARAVIGILSAFAGLLGVLSCLAYSVYQYRDPFPNEDNCTISTDSSISNATLSTTAYPPKPVVLLPKYYGQCDYPGTIVTMEYLTTWQKIYSSFYLIPLIIVLILYVIIYHSVTRRRSKRRKQKALNNVSLKTSLKEPQKPTHPSPASSYTVLSSNDNNENNKEHVALQVEMYGNGVHSLAVDRASESMPLQPQHKHRTNGDENHHPHHEHSHHHHHLRDHDTIANIKTALMLFIVAVVFIIAFFPAWLMALGAIPHNSIVFYMYFVYNITNPIIYAFMNPTFRSDVKKICH; encoded by the coding sequence ATGAACGACACGCTGTGTGCTGCCCACGACGAGATAATCCATTGCACGGAGGATGACGGCCGGCCTGGATGCCCCTTGAAGACTTCCGATGTAGTCGTCATCAGCATGTTGGCTGTATTCAGCGTCGTCGGAATCTATGGCAATGGCATCGTCATCTTCGTCTACACAAAGAAGAAGGACAAGCTGACCTCGTCCGTGTTCATCCTGGCGCTCGCCGTCTATGACTTTCTGACCTCTTCCGTTATAATGCCCTACACTGCCACTATGATATATCTTAGGTTTATGATTTTGTATGACCCTCTGTGCAAGATATATATGTTCCTTATAACATTCAGCGTCCCCCTCTCTGCGTTTCTTATGGTAGCCATAGCTGTGGATCGCTACCTCTGTATTTGCCACCCGTTTTTGCATTTGATGACCAAAAATCGGGCAAGGGCTGTCATTGGAATTCTGTCAGCGTTCGCGGGTTTGCTGGGTGTCCTGAGTTGTCTAGCCTATTCTGTCTATCAGTACAGGGATCCTTTCCCAAACGAGGACAACTGTACCATCTCAACCGACAGTTCAATCAGCAACGCTACCTTGTCGACCACAGCGTATCCGCCTAAGCCTGTTGTTTTATTACCGAAATATTATGGACAGTGTGATTATCCGGGAACTATTGTTACTATGGAGTACCTGACGACATGGCAGAAGATTTACTCTTCGTTTTATTTAATACCTCTGATCATTGTGTTGATTTTATACGTCATAATTTATCACTCTGTCACCAGACGGCGCTCCAAAAGAaggaaacaaaaggccctaaatAACGTTAGTCTCAAAACATCCCTTAAGGAACCCCAAAAGCCGACTCATCCCTCGCCGGCCTCATCTTACACGGTACTCTCATCCAACGATAACAACGAAAACAACAAAGAACACGTGGCACTCCAGGTGGAAATGTATGGAAACGGTGTGCATTCACTAGCTGTGGACAGGGCTTCCGAATCGATGCCTCTCCAGCCACAACACAAACACCGCACCAACGGCGATGAAAACCACCACCCCCACCATGAACATTCTCATCATCACCACCATCTCCGTGATCACGACACGATTGCAAACATAAAAACAGCGCTGATGCTTTTCATCGTGGCTGTTGTGTTCATCATTGCCTTTTTCCCAGCCTGGTTGATGGCACTTGGTGCGATTCCGCACAACAGCATcgttttttacatgtactttgtctaTAATATCACTAACCCTATCATTTATGCCTTTATGAATCCAACATTTAGAAGTGACGTTAAGAAAAtatgtcattag